The genome window AACtttcaataaaatatatatacttcaTTCTTAGTTTAAAACACTGTTAAAATGTGGATTTGCGTTGTGTTGTTAAAAATGAAATTCAATGCGAAACTCACTGTTTTAACCCCTTGGGTTTTCCTTGATTTACAAACGtaataaagaataaaatatGAATCATGTTTGTGTGCAGCATGCGTGAATTGCGTGCGCTGGTCTAACAACGGGCTGTACCTGGCGTCCGGGGGGGATGACAAGCTGGTGATGGTGTGGAAACGAGCTGCGTATGTATTCAACATTCAATTCATAGATGCCAGCTATTGGGTGTTTTAGGGTTGAAACGATTCATCGCATATTTCAATTCCAGGGAAGTCAAGCATATTCTCTGCCTTCTAATGAGTTTGTATTTTGACAAACTTATCTTGGTTAAGCAACGATCCCATCAAATCGATTGAAACGCAGCAGATGGATTAACATAGTTATCTTTTAGATATGCCTTTTTCTAAATAGTTGTCAAATTACTGAAATGTTTCAGCAAAAAAATTGTCACAAACGAAATTGCTctgcatttttttattgctgatTATGTTAAATGTGCAAATAATATCGTATTAATCAAAGGGACTTGTAATATCTGCAAATATTGTATATTTCAAAGAATCGATATCATATAATGAAGCTGGTGATTTACAGCTCTAGAGAGGAGCAAACGAGTAGGTCGCATGCATTTGACTTGTAAGTACTGAGGGTTTTGATTGGCTGACTATATTTGCACTCTACGAACACATTGTGATAACATTTTGTGATGTCATTACATCTTCCTCTCCGTAAAACTACAGGCTCTGTTTAATGGTTTGATGTTCAGGTTCATTGGTCCGAGCACAGTGTTTGGCTCCAGCAGTAAACTGGCCAATGTGGAGCAGTGGAGATGTGTCACCATCCTGAGGAATCACACTGGAGGTAAAACGAATGCACAAAGCTACAACTCTTTCAAGGGGAAATTACCATATTTGCGCAATCGTAAGACGCTCTGTATTAAAAGGTGCAGTCTCAGTTTCAGGTGcaatttttgtatttaacacaTACATAAGGCGGTCCGTATTATTGGGCACAACATACCCATAGCATGCTAAGTGTATTTCAAAAGGCAGCAGGATCAAAACTGAATTTGGTTGTCCTTTACTTAGGTACCATAGTTAACAATGTACTCATGATACTTTTTGATCAATCATCAACAAATCCATCAAAGTCCTCATCTTCTGAATCTGAAATGAACAGTTTGGGCAAGTTCGAGCCCTCTCATAGAGCCCTCTCATAATGATACCGGCATTTGCTAAAGCCCGTACAACAGCGCTAGCAGACACGTTGGTCCATAATCTATTCACAAATTGTGGCGTGACTCACCTACCACGGGGTAATTTGCCGCGTTTGGTTATCGCAACGGCTGTGAGATGGTCGTGCATAGAGTCACAGATCAGCAGGGGCGGTGAcacatggggggaaaaaaacatccgGTCTCTCCACATACACCTCATTCACGACCAAGAGACTTTGCATGGAATATAGCTTATAtgtgagaagaagaaaaaaacaacccaaaaccattttatttattttaattttgctgAATGTAATTGAACTGTTCacccttagtttttttttttttttttttttttttttttttttgtattattgtgaataaagttAAACCAAAAAAAGGACACCTCACATGCTTGTTTTCAGTTACGTCCACCTTTATATCCCCCAAGTGTaacaccaaccaaccaaccaaccaaccaaccaaccaacctatATTAAGCAGTGTGTAGGCAGGAAATGCACCCAGTCAAGCTGAGACCTCATCAACGTCGGACATTGACGTGTACAGAATTTTTAGCTTTGTgcacacattttttcctctgtttTGGAGAAAATTAGGCTTTTAAGTGCACCCTATAGTCGTGAAAATACAGTATTCATGTACACGTATTAACATTTTAAGTGGTTCCCCAGCACTTTATATCATGCATGAAATGAAACAACTTCTCCCCTCAGTATAGCATGGATTGTACATTCTCTCGTGGAGGCAGTAACTTCTTCATCCCATATTTACCTGCCGCCTCATACATAGttgactcattcactcccagccatttgttACAAGACGTTCCCTTCTTTCAAGTGCCACAGAATATTGTGTTATATGGCTACACGCAACCTTGTTTTATACGTCTTTGGTTGTTTGTTGTGCATGTAGATGTAATGGACGTGGCCTGGTCTCCTCATGATGTGTGGCTGGCGTCCTGCAGCGTGGACAACACCATTGTCGTCTGGAACGCCCGCAAATTTCCTGGTAAGAGAAGAAAAGGAATttctaaaaccaaaacaacacTTTAACATACAGCTGGGAAATTTTAAGACTGGGACTgtagacaagaaaaaaaaaaataggtcagGCACTGAGAAAAGCTGTGACGTATTTCATTAATCAAACCTGATGGAAATTCCTAATTGTAGTCTGGAAGATCGCTAACAGTCCCTCAAATCTCAAACTCCTGCTAAAATACCTTTGACTCTTTGAGTTGAACCCTGGCCTCCTCCATTATCTCAAGAAGAACTGTTCAACGTTTTGACTTTACTTTGAAAATAAACCAGATATTTTTCCCTGTAGCCGCATACATTTTCCACGGTCGCTCATGCTGCACAATTCAGCCGAAGCCTCAACTGGGTGGCGTTCTATTGTTTCTCAGAGATGGTTACGTGTCTTCGGGGCCACACAGGCCTGGTGAAGGGCCTAACGTGGGACCCGGTGGGCAAGTACATCGCCTCCCAGGCCGATGATCACAGTCTGAAGGTTTGGAGGACAGTGGACTGGCAGATGGAGGCCAACATCACAAAGCCTTTTAGTGAGGTAGGCAGATGATGACGATGGTTATGGCTGCATAGTTGTAGACTGGTTAGCACAAACCCTTGTTCAATCCCAACTCCAGCCTTCATGTGTAGAGTTTGCATGTTTTTCCCATGCCTGCATGGCTTTTCTCCAGGTGctccagtttcctcccacatgcatgcaaggctgattgaacactccaaattctcCATAGGTGTCAATGTGAGCATGAATGATCGTCTCTTTGTGCCCTACGTTTGACTGGTAGTTCAAGGTGTACCCCGCTTACTGctaatagttagctgggataggctccagccacctgtgaggataagtggcatggaacaataatatcgcatatcagcaataatttatgagacaatatatcacccactaaaatttgttattgcgaCTGGCCTATTGGAGATCATACCAATGGTAGCCAGCATCATTAGGGTATTATTAAAgcccaaaaatattttagtGGCATGATGATTTTAGGCTCATTGTTTTGGGAAGGTGATTATATTTAATTGGCCCCCACGGCCAGAACTGATAAGTACCCGAGCCCTCAAAGATGCAAAAACTTTGTCATTGGTTTGGTCAGCATTACTTTTTTTGTTCTCCCCCATGAATCAGTGTGGTGGCACCACTCATGTCCTGCGTCTGTCGTGGTCCCCGGACGGCCAGTATCTGGTATCGGCACATGCTATGAACAATTCAGGACCCACGGCACAGATCGTGGAGAGGGACGGCTGGAAGACCAACATGGACTTTGTGGGACACAGAAAAGCCGTCACGGTGGTGGTGAGTTTCACAACATTTGTGGAATCATAAAGTCTCTATCCACTCACAGCAGTGTATTTTGTTGACACTAAAGTGCTATTTaaaagttttgttgttttttttgctgtagAAATTTAACCCAAAGATCttcaagaaaaagcagaaaaatggCAGCTCTCCCAAGCCTAGTTGTCCATATTGCTGCTGCGCCGTGGGCAGTAAGGACCGTTCACTCTCCGTCTGGGTGGGCACACATTTTTACACTTTGTAACATACAGTGCAATTATAAACAGACTGGAGGCAAAAGGACTCAAAAATAGAAGTCATTTTTAATCATTCACACGGACAAACATTTGTCTTAGGTCTCGTTCATCAATCTGAAATTTTACAAAGTTTCCTTAATTGAGTTCAACATTTTGCCAATATTTGACCCCTGAGCTAATGACAGGCACTAAGTAACTAGCTCCATCTAATGTTAAAGCTTGGAAGTGTAATTGAATGTAGGCGGAACTCAAGCTTCTTGTGCGGTCcatattcaatgatattttcataatttgcttTGGGCCGCCATTGGCTGTAGTTTGGACACTCCTGTAGACCGATCTACATTTTTGTCATCACTAACATGATTTCTTCTTTATGTGCTCCAAACAGCTTACCTCCCTGAAGCGGCCCCTGGTGGTCATCCATGATTTGTTTGACAAATCCATCATGGACATTTCATGGTGAGTTTTGATGGATTGGTGGTATTGACTTCTACAAAACAGACTTTGTGTCTTGAGGCCAAAGTGTTTTCAGGTTCTCtatcggcttttttttttttttccatgtgtgctTTGAAGGACTCTCACAGGCTTAGGCATGTTGGTGTGTTCCATGGACGGTACCATAGCTTACCTGGATTTCTCACTCGACGAGCTAGGAGATCCACTCAGCGAAGATGAAAAGGTTTGACACGTGGCCCGCTAGTCCTATTCGTCCCTCAAAAACAAACCCAACGAATGACCGTCTCCTCGCTCTCAGAACACTATTCACCAGAACATCTATGGCAAGAGCCTGGCCATCACCAGCACACAGGAGACACAGCTGGCTACCACCATCATTGAGAACCCGGAGATGCTAAAATACCAGCAGGAGAGGCAGAGCTCAGCCCAGAACAACTCTGGAGCAGCTGGTGCCGACTCCTTGGCACCAAAGCTCAACAGCGTGATGAACGGGGAGTCTCTGGAGGACATCAGGAAGGTGAGTGAAAAACCTTTGGTCCTAAAAGTTACATATATTCACTGATGTTCTCGCTCTGGCCATGGTTTTATAGAACCTGCTGAAGAAGCAGGTGGAGACTCGTACCGCTGACGGCAGGAGACGGATTACGCCGTTGTGCATAGCTCAGCTGGACACCGGGTAAAGAGTTTCACCTGATCTGTATTCAGACTAGGGGATGTGACAGTACACTTAAACTCATGTCACAATGCACCTCGATATGCCAGGGTCATGAtatcaaaaaatgtaaaaaaataaaaaaataaaaaataaaacaatgtaattacaaattattattttaattttagcaGCACATAAAAATGCTGTACAGACTACAGTATTAAACGGCCGCAAAAcacaatggcgatcgcctgttatctcacccTTTATGGATTTTGGGCAGGGAAAGAATGGGGAAAAGTAGCTCTAGATAACATTCTTATTTGCCACATAGATGAAACAAGTGCCTGCATGTagataataatattaaaatattatctaaagctagtcaccccccccccccccacccaaaaaataataataggccAAACACCGTGGGGAAAGCTAttaattctaaataaaaattaataacaaAATATCCTTAtagccaggggtgcacataagtggtccgcatgcgcgcatgcgtactggacgtagacaaacgcgcaggCCCTCAacagcttccatacgcttttgcgtaccgatggctgaccactgtatttgcggcggacacgagaaaatcacttctcaaaatttcAAAGAGGCAGGTTCcccctgagtaattatttcagtgttcccccacccccgtcaaaagacgacagacaacagagacgtcaccggagctatcgaaaaaaaggacttttgctgaaaagtggctgcaggaggtaccatggctagaagcaaatgatgctcgcatggaaatgtggtgcaacatttgccgtgagaatcccaatgtcgctgataagagcagcgcattttatataGGGTCAaataatttcagccatccaaactttgaaaagcacagaAAAAAACGGAGCATGTGGCAATGtggcgatgtcagacaggaccccactcgccctatggacaaatggcggaataaagttaatgaagaacagcactatgcactgacaaacgtgtttttgctcgcatttcacaaagctaaacatgcatgttcaatgagctcttaggaggaggacatcccacttttacaaaggcttggagttaatgtgggagccgcgtaatgccctttattttgaattagtgcttttatgtttatttctttacatttcacttcaaagtactgtaatggcaattttgttgtgccagttgatgttaattatGCGTTAATTGTtagtataattaattaaaggtaattggctctaagtaaagcgtgtcataattttattgcatcaggtgggtcgggtctcaagctcaatgaggaccaagtcacatctccaggtcctcatctgagaacctgggcaaaaaaaatatgtgcacccctgcttatagCACTTGTTGCATTTTGTTCATATCATAGCACAGGTAAATGCATATTTTATTAAACAAATGGGCATAGAATTCTCAACACTCTTACTGATGACTACTACTATGATTACTGCTAAATTACTCAAGTCAAGTGGCAGTGCATCTAATCTATATATTGCGATCCAATTTTCTAAATTCAATATCGTCAACTGATATTTTGTCCCAAATCTACTCCATATTGCATGTGCAACAGTGTTACGTGGCTTTTAGAAACTGTATTACAATTAGAGAGAGATGATTGGTTCACCAtcactggatttttctttttagggaCTTCTCTCCAGCACTCTTCAACAGCGTACCCATCCTTCCGTCCTCCTTGTCCAACCAGCTGCCCCCCCAGCTCAGCACTGACTCCAGCTCAGGTCAGGTGGTGGCAACAGTGGCAGCCCCCTCGCTGGGGGGGCAGCGGCCCAACCTCGATCCTGTGCTCGCTCTGCCACCGCCCACCAACACAGCTCCCAAGGGTTTGGAGGACCCCAAAGACCAGGTTCTACCCTCCGGCGTCAAGGCCAGTATGCTGCTGGCATCAGCTTCTAAGATGGAGCCCATGAAGGCCTTGGACTCCAGGTTCACAGAGAGATCCAAGACCACACCAGGCGTCCCCGCCGCCATCTCCTCTACCACCGGCCTGCTGCCACTTGACAGGTGATTAGTCACCCTTCTATCTGAGGCTGTCGCGATATGTAATGAGTCAGTTACCATACATATTTGCTTATACAGGGTGTCCACAAAGTCTGGGTACATAGGTATTTTACTTAGACCTGGGCTGTCAGAGGTAGATAAAAAATACCAAGGGGCCATCGGGTCAGAGCGTATATTGTCCTTCTTCAAATGAGCTTAACCCCCAAGCCTCATGCTGTACATGTTAGGAAAATTACTAGCGAGCAGCAAAGAGTAAACAATAAATTCCAAGCTTATCTACACTGATCTGGCTAAAGAAAAGTACATTTTGTTTACATAAGGGAGGCATACTTTTGTGCATAAACATGAACACAGTAATAGAACAGCAATGACAAATATGtattaatatgaaatttatatatttatatatatgccTACACTCTACAGACAGCTTTGTAGGTGAATGGCAAATCAAAAATGTTCAGTGAATGGGGACTGGTAGGTCCTCATCTTCTTATAACTTCACAACTGCTTTTTCAGGCCCAAAGATGTTGTGGCGTCAGTCTTGAAAGATGTAAAAGCTAAAGAGGACACCAGTAGTGACAGCGAGGACAAGATGGCGGTCATCAACAAGAACCTGAGCCTGTGCAAGCGCAAACCTGAGCCCCTGATGTTGGACGCCGCCGAAGTGGTGGAGAAGCGCAAGAAGGGGCGGCCGCGTAAGGACAAGATGGCACCACCAATACTGAGTCAGTCCTTCGCACAGGTACACGAGCAATGGAAGAACGAGAGGAAAAGTATCACGCGATACTGCAGAGTATTAAGTTTTTGGGGTTTTTGGTCAGTCCCTCCAAGTATTATCTCCCCCCGAACGGGAGCCGATGAGAGCGGCTTCTGTGGTGGCGGCAGCACCGACTCCGACACCGGCGGCCGTCCTCAGGTTGCCAACGCCCAGCTTCCAGAAGACCTTCAGCATGCAGGTGTTTTGAGGGAAGCTTGATGACTCAGAACCTCTGTTGGAAGGATAGACTGATGTGGTTGTGTGTTTACATGCAGGTGAGCACAGACCCAGCAGTCTTCCTGGAGGTGGAGAACGAAGTGACGTCGGCAGCCGGTTCCAGGCTCAGTCAGCTGCGATGTTCGCGAGATGGCCGAGAGTGGAATACGCTGCTGCCCAGCTCCGTAGTTGCCGCCGCAGGCAGCGGGTAAGCATGTCCTCATCAACCAAAGGACTCCCAGAACGTCACGTGACCGCATTCCTCTTCCTCAGCGACGTCGTAGCCGTGGCGTGCCAGGATAGAATGCTGTCAGTGTTCTCGTCCTGCGGCCGCCGCCTTCTGCCGTCCATCCAGTTGAACTCACCCGTGTCGACCCTTGACTGCTCAGCGCGATTTGTGATGACACTAACAGCCGGGGCAACGCTGTCTGTGTGGTCAGTTCACAGTGTAATGTTATGAGCTTTTCTGGAAAGGTTGTAGTTTGTGAAACCTGCGTCGCTCTGACCTACAGGGACGTACACAAGCAGAGGGCTCTGGTCAAGAACGAGTCCTTGGCTGCTATTTTGTCTGGTAAGGCAGGCCACATCCTGTTTCATGCTTAATGCAACACCTAGTATAACTGAGGCTAGGGCtacgttcataccgcaggtcttaatgcacagttgcgatttttttttgtcatgtttgtttttttgcgtgCCCGTTCAGGCTGTCttcgtccattgagcccgttcaagtatcacgcatgcgcattaATTCACAGTCCGAGGTGCGCTGAGCAAACCAACTCccatgtgcagaagcatcaaaacaaacgactacacatgctggctcaacgtcatcctagggtgatcatattttgatttacaaAAAGTGGAcataaataacagacataaataattccTGTTCAGTCTTGTATTCAAAAGTTTATATGGCTTGATAGCATGTGCGCACTGTGtgtgcatgacacacttatacggacagtttgccccgactctgggCCGtggaagcaatcttgaaatactgCTCATTTGGAGCGCTGATCCTCCTCCATACCctgaccattttatttttttgttttttgactgttgccAAGCTCTCCTCTTCCAtaaaagccgcgttcaagcaAGGCGCTAACGataatgcacagctccatcaCTAAcatagcgccctgtctctctcgctgtGCGCTGATGTAATTGCGGCATGTattccgatttgggggacttaacagttcagaccgcagccacattctggaaaaatgtggcccaaaatggattttaaccacatacgaaagtgacctagatcggatttgaaatggctcacttttatgcgacctgtctcgttcagaccgtcaagttaatgcctgacttcagtcgaaaaaacaagaaaaaattgATTTGTGCATtacgacctgcggtatgaacctagcttaAGACCGTTGCACACAGTAAGTACAGTGTTACCTCGAGATACGGAAGCTTCagtaaatgacaaattcagtgtaCGAAAAGATGTGTGAAAAATTTTACGCAGAGTATTACAAAATATTCATAATACGAAAGGTAATACGCACTCGTCTTATGAAACCCTTATCCTCATGAAGGTCGTGGAGGTGCTGGAGTCTATCCTAGCTAAAaatgggcaggaggcagggtataCCCTGaagtggttgccagccagttgcaGGATAATACGTACTGTTATAGATAATATAACTTACAAGCTATTGTTTTTCAAGGCACAGACAGCAAGACGAAATAGCAAGCAATGGCTGCCGGAGTTAGCTAGTCTTTTAACACTCCTCCTTTTCTATGAGCTCGAGTAGTCATGAGATAATTCTATAGAATTAGCTGGAACCTATTAAACTAGTTAGACTTAAGCATGACCAGGATGCAACAAAGCTAGTAAGCTTTTGTttgtaactgaacattatagcaAAGTTGAACTTGgttgaaaaataagaattttatTACTGTAGACGTATGAATAGGCATACGCGGAAATCGATGGCAGACGGGGTAGTGTATTTAAAAATACTGGCTTTTATCCACATTTTTCTGCACAATTACGCATCAGACAAATGaaattctttcttttcttttttttttttatattaaacattATTTCATCTAGGATGCACATGATAAAGCTATTGTCAGTCCCTTCATGACTGTGTCCTGAAAGCAGACATTTTTTCACCCTTGTTTGTGCGCCTACATGCAGGTTCAGAGGTGACCGTGTCTCAGTCTCTGCTGACTGAACAGGGCGTCCCAGTCGTCGGCCTTTCCAATGGCAAGTCCTTCTGCTTCAGCTCTTCCCTGGAGACGTGGTAAGACGCAAACAAGCTGCCATCAAATAGCAATTAGCAACAATTAAGCAGGGGTGTCACTAGACgtaatacaatactggggcactggCGAGCAGCaaagttttttttgctcctatcTATCATGAAAAACCAGAAATAGCACTTTAaattatatactagtataatcATACAAAAATTGTTTCTGTAAAAAACAGATGGGGTTTGTATTTCGGCCATtagtattcaaaatcaaaattgggacatcc of Corythoichthys intestinalis isolate RoL2023-P3 chromosome 3, ASM3026506v1, whole genome shotgun sequence contains these proteins:
- the LOC130913771 gene encoding protein HIRA isoform X2; the encoded protein is MKLLKPSWVSHNGKPIFSVDIHPDGTKFATGGQGEDSGKVMIWNMAPVLREEDEKNENVPKMLCQMDNHLACVNCVRWSNNGLYLASGGDDKLVMVWKRAAFIGPSTVFGSSSKLANVEQWRCVTILRNHTGDVMDVAWSPHDVWLASCSVDNTIVVWNARKFPEMVTCLRGHTGLVKGLTWDPVGKYIASQADDHSLKVWRTVDWQMEANITKPFSECGGTTHVLRLSWSPDGQYLVSAHAMNNSGPTAQIVERDGWKTNMDFVGHRKAVTVVKFNPKIFKKKQKNGSSPKPSCPYCCCAVGSKDRSLSVWLTSLKRPLVVIHDLFDKSIMDISWTLTGLGMLVCSMDGTIAYLDFSLDELGDPLSEDEKNTIHQNIYGKSLAITSTQETQLATTIIENPEMLKYQQERQSSAQNNSGAAGADSLAPKLNSVMNGESLEDIRKNLLKKQVETRTADGRRRITPLCIAQLDTGDFSPALFNSVPILPSSLSNQLPPQLSTDSSSGQVVATVAAPSLGGQRPNLDPVLALPPPTNTAPKGLEDPKDQVLPSGVKASMLLASASKMEPMKALDSRFTERSKTTPGVPAAISSTTGLLPLDRPKDVVASVLKDVKAKEDTSSDSEDKMAVINKNLSLCKRKPEPLMLDAAEVVEKRKKGRPRKDKMAPPILSQSFAQSLQVLSPPEREPMRAASVVAAAPTPTPAAVLRLPTPSFQKTFSMQVSTDPAVFLEVENEVTSAAGSRLSQLRCSRDGREWNTLLPSSVVAAAGSGDVVAVACQDRMLSVFSSCGRRLLPSIQLNSPVSTLDCSARFVMTLTAGATLSVWDVHKQRALVKNESLAAILSGSEVTVSQSLLTEQGVPVVGLSNGKSFCFSSSLETWTLIADRGDCLVQCADFRSCLSTQDAPGSSGPLATMQGRNLNGGRLASRLSAAPHHLQQSMTMAFLENQLAAALTLQSTPEYRYWLLIYTRFLVNEGSEFRLRELCKELLGPAHKSTTTAWEATTLEKNVIMEDPKCSILCVNVTLQVPPVMLNEGTNAIENARLEREKK
- the LOC130913771 gene encoding protein HIRA isoform X1, with protein sequence MKLLKPSWVSHNGKPIFSVDIHPDGTKFATGGQGEDSGKVMIWNMAPVLREEDEKNENVPKMLCQMDNHLACVNCVRWSNNGLYLASGGDDKLVMVWKRAAFIGPSTVFGSSSKLANVEQWRCVTILRNHTGDVMDVAWSPHDVWLASCSVDNTIVVWNARKFPEMVTCLRGHTGLVKGLTWDPVGKYIASQADDHSLKVWRTVDWQMEANITKPFSECGGTTHVLRLSWSPDGQYLVSAHAMNNSGPTAQIVERDGWKTNMDFVGHRKAVTVVKFNPKIFKKKQKNGSSPKPSCPYCCCAVGSKDRSLSVWLTSLKRPLVVIHDLFDKSIMDISWTLTGLGMLVCSMDGTIAYLDFSLDELGDPLSEDEKNTIHQNIYGKSLAITSTQETQLATTIIENPEMLKYQQERQSSAQNNSGAAGADSLAPKLNSVMNGESLEDIRKNLLKKQVETRTADGRRRITPLCIAQLDTGDFSPALFNSVPILPSSLSNQLPPQLSTDSSSGQVVATVAAPSLGGQRPNLDPVLALPPPTNTAPKGLEDPKDQVLPSGVKASMLLASASKMEPMKALDSRFTERSKTTPGVPAAISSTTGLLPLDRPKDVVASVLKDVKAKEDTSSDSEDKMAVINKNLSLCKRKPEPLMLDAAEVVEKRKKGRPRKDKMAPPILSQSFAQSLQVLSPPEREPMRAASVVAAAPTPTPAAVLRLPTPSFQKTFSMQVSTDPAVFLEVENEVTSAAGSRLSQLRCSRDGREWNTLLPSSVVAAAGSGDVVAVACQDRMLSVFSSCGRRLLPSIQLNSPVSTLDCSARFVMTLTAGATLSVWDVHKQRALVKNESLAAILSGSEVTVSQSLLTEQGVPVVGLSNGKSFCFSSSLETWTLIADRGDCLVQCADFRSCLSTQDAPGSSGPLATMQGRNLNGGRLASRLSAAPHHLQQSMTMAFLENQLAAALTLQSTPEYRYWLLIYTRFLVNEGSEFRLRELCKELLGPAHKSTTTAWEATTLEKNVIMEDPKCSILCVNVTLQGMNVDFSLKPFFKKIQPQWKSCFDQFNQFLVE
- the LOC130913771 gene encoding protein HIRA isoform X3 — its product is MKLLKPSWVSHNGKPIFSVDIHPDGTKFATGGQGEDSGKVMIWNMAPVLREEDEKNENVPKMLCQMDNHLACVNCVRWSNNGLYLASGGDDKLVMVWKRAAFIGPSTVFGSSSKLANVEQWRCVTILRNHTGDVMDVAWSPHDVWLASCSVDNTIVVWNARKFPEMVTCLRGHTGLVKGLTWDPVGKYIASQADDHSLKVWRTVDWQMEANITKPFSECGGTTHVLRLSWSPDGQYLVSAHAMNNSGPTAQIVERDGWKTNMDFVGHRKAVTVVKFNPKIFKKKQKNGSSPKPSCPYCCCAVGSKDRSLSVWLTSLKRPLVVIHDLFDKSIMDISWTLTGLGMLVCSMDGTIAYLDFSLDELGDPLSEDEKNTIHQNIYGKSLAITSTQETQLATTIIENPEMLKYQQERQSSAQNNSGAAGADSLAPKLNSVMNGESLEDIRKNLLKKQVETRTADGRRRITPLCIAQLDTGDFSPALFNSVPILPSSLSNQLPPQLSTDSSSGQVVATVAAPSLGGQRPNLDPVLALPPPTNTAPKGLEDPKDQVLPSGVKASMLLASASKMEPMKALDSRFTERSKTTPGVPAAISSTTGLLPLDRPKDVVASVLKDVKAKEDTSSDSEDKMAVINKNLSLCKRKPEPLMLDAAEVVEKRKKGRPRKDKMAPPILSQSFAQSLQVLSPPEREPMRAASVVAAAPTPTPAAVLRLPTPSFQKTFSMQVSTDPAVFLEVENEVTSAAGSRLSQLRCSRDGREWNTLLPSSVVAAAGSGDVVAVACQDRMLSVFSSCGRRLLPSIQLNSPVSTLDCSARFVMTLTAGATLSVWDVHKQRALVKNESLAAILSGSEVTVSQSLLTEQGVPVVGLSNGKSFCFSSSLETWTLIADRGDCLVQCADFRSCLSTQDAPGSSGPLATMQGRNLNGGRLASRLSAAPHHLQQSMTMAFLENQLAAALTLQSTPEYRYWLLIYTRFLVNEGSEFRLRELCKELLGPAHKSTTTAWEATTLGLRKRELLREVLPVIGENLRFQRLFTEYQDQLEQLRGK